A stretch of the Mycobacterium sp. ITM-2016-00317 genome encodes the following:
- a CDS encoding GNAT family N-acetyltransferase: protein MTREFTDSTGAQVTVTLDESPPISAYVVRLADGTRVGRADFVDPPDEAGERIFFHTEVDEEFSGRGLAGLLLREALADSIGKNLTVVPVCPLFARHLKRHGDEFVADGGRFRRPTKADITLVTHTMRQDGHAVTDS, encoded by the coding sequence ATGACAAGAGAATTCACCGACAGCACCGGTGCGCAGGTGACGGTGACTCTCGACGAATCACCACCGATCAGCGCCTACGTCGTACGCCTGGCCGACGGAACACGGGTCGGCCGTGCCGATTTCGTCGACCCACCCGATGAGGCAGGCGAGCGCATCTTCTTCCACACCGAGGTCGACGAGGAGTTCAGCGGGCGGGGTCTGGCGGGCCTGCTGCTGCGCGAGGCACTCGCCGACAGCATCGGCAAGAACCTCACCGTCGTCCCGGTGTGCCCGCTGTTCGCCCGCCACCTGAAGAGGCACGGCGACGAATTCGTCGCCGACGGCGGCCGTTTCCGCAGGCCGACGAAAGCCGACATCACCCTGGTCACCCACACCATGCGTCAGGACGGGCATGCGGTCACCGATTCCTGA